The following is a genomic window from Variovorax paradoxus.
AGCTACGCGTTGCTGCCGGCGCGAAGGGGCGCGATGTCCTGTTCCCGTGGTGGGATGGCGACATCAATCCCAAAAAACTTCACAAAACCACAGACTATCTTTCGAAGCTCTACGTCGGAATATTCGAAGCCGCCGGGTGCGCGAACTTGACGTTCCACGACTTAAGGCACGAGGCGACGAGCCGCCTTTTCGAAAAGACGACTCTCTCAGAAACGCAGATCATGAAGATTACCGGCCACAAGTCGCACCGCATGATGATGCGGTACGCGAACCTACGGGGTAGCGACCTGGCGGCGCGGCTTTGGTGACCGCGATGGTCGGCGCATGCGCGCGGCCGTGTCTCTGATGACGGCATTCTCGATGTAGTCGAGGACATCTTTCGTCATCATCACGTAGGCGCGGCCGACCTGGGCTGCCGGCAGCTCGCCCTTGTGGATCATCTTCTTCACCGTCTCGGGGTGAATTTTCAGCAGCTCGGCTGCGCCGGGCACGTCAACCGTGAGGCTCACTTTGATTTTTCCTCGCAGGCGATTGGATTCGGAGCGATGGCGATCCCCGTCTGCCGCAAGACGGAAAGCACCACGCAGGTCGCGTTGTCGCCCGTTGGGTCTTGGGTGAGATTGCGAAGCGCTTCGTCTACCTCTCGGTGGTCGCAGATGGCCTGTGCGGCATCCCATTCGGAGCGGCCAGCGACATCTCGCCACGTGCGCCGCCGGGAAGGGGCGATCTTGAGCTTCCGCACGAACAACGCGCAGGGACCTTCCTCGGTGTCGTAGATGAGGGTGAGTTGCCAGCCCTCGCCGGCAGGCGGTGTGGGCGTCCATGCGGTGCAGTCGCCGTCGTAGGCCTCCATCGCATCGAGGTCAACGTCATCTTCCATGAGGGCGAACGACGCCTCGAGGCCGAATGCCGAGAGAAAGAGTCGCATGTTCACGTCCTCATCGAACGCCGGAAAGCTCGGGTGATCGAGCATCCCGCACACGTCGCGGCGAATTTCTCGCAGCGCGAGCAGCGCATCGCGCAGGCCCTGCAGATCGGACACGGTTGGCTGCGGCTGGGAGGGCTCGGCGGCCGGCGCGGGGACCCAGAACGGCGCCGACCGGCCTTCGAAAAAGTGCCGAACCTCGGCGAGCACCAAGTCAACATCGGTCGGGTCAGCAGGAATGCGGCGCGGGCAGTGACCGTCTTCGATGCGCCGCTCGGCGGCAATGATTCTCTCGATGAGGCCTTTGGGAACAGCCGCGAGAAGGGCGGGGGTGCATTCAGTCTTCAAGGTGTGCTCCTTGCGCGCTGGGGCGCGCGGTGAACGATTTCCGATGAGGGCATTCGATATGGCTGCACTCGACATCGCCGTAGGCGACCTCGCTCATGCGGGTGCCGCGTCGATTGCAGGTGCTGCAGCTCTTGGGATTGCTCGGCGCGGTGTAGATGGCGCCGGCGAGTGGGTGGGGCGCGCTCGGCATCGACGCGCGCGCATCCCGCTTCGCGTCGGCGCAGACCGCATCGAGTTGGCGCGCGGGATGGCGCGGGACTACCCGGCCGACCTTCGGCGTCGGCGCGGGGTTGGCCGGGAAGGGTTCGGTGTTGACGAACTCGGGCGGGCTCATGCGGGCACCCTTGAGTGATTGCTGCGAAGCCGCCTTTGCAGCGCGGCGGCGGCGTTGAGCCGGGCGTGCAAGCCCTCGAGCGCCTCGGCGCTGAGCGGATACCCGGAGCGGCGCACCAGGCGCGCGGCATCCTCCAGCGTGTGCAGGTCGTGGGGGTTGCGAAACTCGACCGTCATCCGGTTGGCGGTGACATCGACGCCCGCCACGGAAACGAGCGGGCCGGCGCAGGCAATCTCAGTCGCCGCCATTGAGTCGGTGGTTGTAAGAATCGCTTCGACCAGCTCGACGCGTCGGGATGGTTCCAGCTCCGGAGCAAGGCGCTTCACCACGCGCCAAAGGGCGGTTCTGCTGCTCATGCCGTCGCTCGCTGTTCTGCTGCGGCTTGGCGCAGCGTGAGGTGGTAGGAGGTGGCGGCGGCCTCTGCCATTTGCTGCGGCGTGCTGTTGCGCATCATTTCTTCGTAGACCTCGAGGCCTGCGGTCATGGCATGGAGGCCGGGCCCGTCGAAGCCATATCGGCCATGGCGACCGCGGATGCCATCGCATCGGATCAGTGCATCGCGCGCGGCGATCATCGGCGCGACGCATACCGGGTCGATCTGCTCGGCGCGCACGAGCCCAACGTTGATGCACGATGCGAGGCGGTCAAAGAAGTCATCGTCCGTCGTGCCAGCCTTGAGCTGGCAGAACGCATCGTGCAGTTTGAGCATCACGTCATCGGCGGTGCCCGGGTGCGTGTCCTGGCGCGCGGCGATGAGCATTGCCCATGTCGCAGGGTTGACGTTGGAGCGGGGATAGCGGCGCTTCATGCTGCGGCCCTTTCCTGCTCGATTCCGCGGAAGTTGGCCGCCACGATGGCGCGGGCAAGCGGCGGGCACACGCTGTTGCCACACATGCGGACTTGCGCGGTCTTCGTCATCGATTCCCCGGCTGCGCCGTGATCGATGATGTAGGTGTCCGGGAAGCCTTGAGCTCGGTACAGCTCGCGCGGTGTGAGCATGCGCAAGCCGATGTCGACAATGGCGTATTCCTCGCCGTGGACGGTCACCAGGCCAAAGCGATCCTTCGTCGTGACCGTGTGCAGCGGCTCCCGCAGTTGGGGGTCTTGGTCGGTGCCGTAGTACTTGATGAGAAACGCGCGCACTTCTGCCATGTGGCCGCCCGTGGTAATGGTCGGGAGCGGGCTGTCCGCCGCCGCGCCGCTGTGGCCGGTGGTGTTGACCATCAGGTGCGTGGTGACCAACGCGGCGGGCATGCCGGACGCCGTGACGGTGTTCAACGGTTCGGTGGCATCGCGCACGCCATGGCTGAAACGCTTCTTCCCGTCCTTCCCTTCGCCGTGCCCCATGTGAACAAGGTTCGCAGCGACGATGGTCTGTTGTGCCCCCTTCGTAGTGATGGTGCTCAGCGGCTCGGTGGCGGCGCGGCCGTCGCTTGGAACCGTGCCGCGATGGTTGTTGTGTTGGGCCAAGAATGCGGCCACGAGGGCGTGCTTCTGGCCGCTCACGACCGTGCCGAGGGGCGCTTGCAGGTCGAGTGCTCGCGGCGCCTGGCCTGCGCGTTCGCCGTAGCCGGTCTGCACAAGTGTGGGTGCGACAAGCGCGAAGTGGCCGCCCTTCACCTGGGCGCACTGAGTGCGCAAAGGCACATCTGCGGAAAACGTCCGCTGTGTCGATGCATTGGCGTGCTCGGTGAGGAATGGGGCCAGCGTGGAGACGATGAGCGCCTTCTCGCCGCGGTTGGCGCTCGTGACGGTGTTGAACGGCGCGCGTATGTCCTCCGTGCGGTCGCCGCCTTGATGGGTGAGCGGCACGATGAATGGCTCGGCGCAGTCCACCACGTAGCGCATCACGCCCTTCGCGATGCGCCGCAGCGTTGCCTCGGCCAACGGTCGTTTGCGCTCGAAGATCGAAGGGCACGGCACACTCCAGTCGATGCACTCGGCTGCACTGCGCCATGGCTTGAGCTTTTTGGCCTGCACCGGCAGCGTGCCGGGCTTGCCGTGCGTCGCCTCCGGCCACACGATGGGCTGGCCGTCGCACCGAAAGATTCCGAACAGTCGCTTGCGGATGGTGGGTGTTTCGTAGTCCGCGGCTCGCAGCTCCCGGAATTCGCCCACATAGCCCTGTGCCTCGATGCGCGCGCACCATTCGCGGAACAGCTCGCCGGCGCGTTCGGGGATAGGGTAGTTGTCTTCATCGAGCGGGCCCCACGTCTTGAACTCTTCGACGTTCTCCATGCAGATGACTCGAGGGCGGACCTTCTCGGCCCATTCGGCGATCACGTTCGCGAGCGCGCGAATCTTCTTGGAAACGGGCTTGCCGCCCTTGGCCTTGGAGAAGTGCTTGCAGTCAGGCGATGCCCAGAGCAGGCCAATGGCCTGGCCGCCCGTCACTTCCAGCGGGTCCACTTCGAACACGTCGCAGGTGTAGTGCCGCGTCTGCGGGTGATTGACGGTGTGCAACGACACCGCTTCGGGGTCGTGGTTCACCGCGATATCGACGTGGCGCCCGATGGCCTGCTCGATGCCGGTCGATGCGCCGCCGCCGCCGGCGAACAGGTCAACTACCAGCTCGCCCGCAATGGGGAGGACGAATTGCGGGGTCAGCATGCGAGAGCCCTCTGCAGCTTGTCGGCGGTTTCGGTACGCAGCTCTTCGAACCGGCCACGGAACGCATCGCGCCATTCGCGCCAGGTCTTGGCCTCGCGCTCGGGGGTGTCGAGGCGCGTCCAGTAAAGCGCCGGCACGGGTGTGGGCCCGCCCTCGCTGAGAACGGCCCACGGCGTGTGCTTCGCGGGGTCATAGGGCATCAGGTCGCGTCGCTCGGTGGCCAGCGCCTGCAAGTCCACCTCGCGAATGAAAGCGCGGTGGCTCGCGAACACGGTGAGCAATCCGAAATGCTTGTGCACCGCCCGCGCGTGTTCGTTCTCGAAAAGGTTCCATGCGGGGATGCCGCCGCCGGCCATGCTGTACCCGTTCACGGCAATCTTGGCGGGGCTGCTCAGGTCGGTGACATAGGCCTCGTGCGCGTCATGCATGAGAGCTGCGAGCTGCACGACGGACGAGGCGCCTGCGCGTGCCGCGATTTCGCAGCACAACAGGCTGTGCTCGGCGACGCTGTAGGGCCGCGACGTGGCGCCCGTGAAGCGATTGATGAGCGCGAGGTGATGCGCGATGTCCTCGATGGACCGTGCGACCGTTCGCGCCAAGGGCGGCGGGGCCGGACAGGTGGTATTCGAGGCCGGAGCTGGTCAGCATCCAAGTCATTGGGAAGCCTTGTCGGTGGGCACCTGACGCAGCGCGATGAGCGCCGTACGATGCTGGTTAAAGATGTCGCGGAAGGCCTCGCCGGCCGGGTCCGTGAATGGATAGGGACATGCCGCGTTGAGCGTGTCGCCACGCTCGGCCGAAGCCTTGGCTTCGCGCTCGATGCGCTCGCGGGAAACAATGGGAAAGGGCATGCGAATGGGCCTCTCAGGCGGTCTGTGCTGTGACGGGCGAGCGCGCAGGCAGCAGCTCGCACGAGCTGATTTGCGCGCTTGTTTCGGGAGTGCCGCGGGGGCCGAGTAGCGAGCGCGGATTGATGAGCACCAGGCGCAGCGCATCGCCGGCCTTGAGCGCGGGGTGCGCTTTGCGCCACGTCTGCGCTTCCGGGCCCATCCAGCGCACGACATAGCCCTCGACGCGGCCGGGGCCTTGGTTGTCGATGAGCCGCATCTTCAGGATGAAGACCTCGCAATCGTTGAGGTGCTCGCTGACCGCGGGGCGACCCGGATAGTCCTTGCCCACAAAGAAGACGCCGGTGGTTGTCGTCGTCATGGCCGTGCACCTCGCTGCTCGGCGCGGATGCGCTTGAACGTCTTGCTGATGTCGGTGGCGACGGCCGGCGTGTAGCGAAACCGGCTGTCGATGAGGCCGCCGATGGGTCCGGTTTGTTGCGGCTGCTTGGGGCGCCGCGGGCGAGGGGAAACAATCACGATCATGGTGTGCTCCAGCCGTAGACACACATCGCAGCAAGCGCGATGGGCAGGACGATGAAGACCGCCAGTGCGGCAGCGGTCGCGAGGAAGCCCGGAGCGGGCGTGACTAGCGATGTCCTCATGAGGCCAAGGCCGGTTTCTTGAAACGAGGTCGAGCGCATGGCCGGCCTTTCAGAATGGGCAGGCCGCGACTGCGCGGCCCGGTGTGGTGAGGGCGATTTCGAGCGCGATGTCGAACACCTCTTCGTCAGAAGCGCCGTGCCGGCTCGCCAGCAGCGCCCCGCTCATCGGGTTGTGCTCGCAGAACGGCGAACCCGGGCGGTGCTCGTAGTGGTATCCGCCGCACCGGCACAGGCGATGGCCGGTTTCGCGCAGGTGCTGCGTGAAAAGGCCATGGCTGCGCCGCCGCGTGCGGCACTCGGGGCAGCGAAAGAGGAATGCCATTACGCGGCGCCCCCTTCCTCTTCGCAAGCCTTGGACGACTCGAGAATGGTCTGCAGTTCGCAGCGGCAGTGGGTCCACCAGTCGGGGCCGTGAGCGCCGTACAGACTGAGCATCCAGTGAATGGCGGCGGCTTGCTCGGCCTCGGCCTTGCACGCGATATCGGCGCCGCCAATGCGCAGCACTTCGGCGATCCGGGCGCACGCGAAATTCGGTCGACCGAGAATCTCTCGCATGTCGTCGTTCAGCGGCGGCAGCTTGAATGCGGTGTGCTCCGCGGCGCTCATCGTGCTGCACCTGCCGACACATTCAACGCGTCGATCTGACGGTTGAGGGCTTGTGCCTGCCTGCCGAACGCTTCGTGCATCGGATGGGCGGGAACGTCTTCGGTGTGAAGGCGCACGGTGCCGCCTTCGATTCCGGGCAGCGAGACGGTGCCGGCCTTGAGTGCCTTGTCTGCAAGCGGAAGGCCCATGGCCTGCCATGCCGACACGCCCACGGCGGGGCAACGGTAGAACGCCTGGCGGCGAGTGCCGACCTTGCGAATCCAGATGTCTACGCGCGTCGAGCCGGTAGGAACGAAGCCAGAGGCTGCGCCCGTGCTCGTGGCGTGGTGAGCTTTGACGCCGCGCATCGCTTAGCTCGCGTGCTCGAGGCGAACGACATCAGCGACGGGGCAGCCGGTGACGTGATTGGCGGCGACCTGGGCGTCTTCGGCGTTCGCGGCGCGAAGCTGCACGAACGGGAGGTAGCCGGTATCCGACTGGGTGAGGTGGCCCAGCTTGTCGCGTGGGGTGTAGTAGCAGCGGTACCTACGGCCCGCGGTGAGTGCTTTCGCCATTTCCAACTCCTAGTTGAGAAGTGGCGACTTTAAGCGTGCTAACAACTAAACGCAAGCACACTTACCGATAAATTTAAGCAAACTAACTTTGTGGGCGTAAAAAAGCCCGCGCGAGGCGGGCCGGGATGTCGCTGCGATTGACCTGTTATGCGTGGTGCCACCATGCGCCGATGCGCGCCAATAAGTAGACCGCCAAACCCAGTGCGCCTAGCAGCCCGCCGAAAAGTGGCTGATTGGCCATGCCCACGACGATGCCGACGATGAGCATTCCCGCCCCGATGAGCTGAGCGCCCTTGTACCGTTTGCCGGTCTGCTGAGTCGTGACGACGCGGGAGCGAGATGTTAGAGACTCCGCTTTCACGGGTGCGCCGCACTTAACGCAGGCGAGGGCGCGGTCGCTGATGCTGGTGCCGCAGTCGGGACACGCAATGAGGGCCATCTTTTCTCCCAATCGGCTGGCCTAGTCCGGCCGCCATTTGCTAGGTGTCACCACGGCGCCGACGGCATGGATGCTGTCGATCTCGGAAACATCGAAGGTCATGCGCTCCTGGCTGTTGACGCTCAAAACTTCCACCGAGCCGGCACGTCGAATCAGAAGCTCCTTGACCATCTTCCGGCCGTCTCTCAGCTTGAGCAGCACATACTCGCCGGTGCGGGGTTCTCCGTTCGGCTCAATGAGCACGTACCAGCCATCGCGAATCGCGGGAAACATGCTTTGTCCTCGGACTTGCAGCCCATAGGCGTTCGGGTCTTCTGTCGCGATTTCGATATGCCCATCTCCTGCGCCCACAACCGAGCTGATCTCTTCGTAGAAGCCGTCGCTCCCCATCTTTGCCATTCCCACAATTGGCACCAGGCGTTGGGGCCTTGAGCGACCAGCATACTCAGCGCCATCGTCATTGGCGGGGGCGACCTTTTTGATGCCCTTACCTTTGGCGAGCCAGAGGGCACTAAAGCCGCTCTCCCGCTCAAGCATTACTGCCGGCTCGATCTTGATGCTGAGTGTTTCGCCGCCTATCCACTGCGACACCGCGGACGAGGAGACGCCAGCCACTGAGGCGATCTTGCCGACCGTCCAGCCCGTCTCGCGGACGAACTCCTGCATGCGTTCCTGAAGTGTGCTCATGTAAGCAGGATTAAAACTTACCTGTGAATAAGCGTGCTTGTTCGTCGCGTTTAAGCGTGCTAACATTTGCGGCATGAAGAAGACCCGTGCGTTGGAGTTGTTGGGTGGCTCGGTCGGAACAGCCGCCGAGGCAGTCGGCATTTCGTCGGCGGCCGTGTCTCAGTGGCCGGACGATTTGCCCTCGCGGATCGAAGATCGAGTGCTAGCCGCGCTCGCCCGCAAGCATTTGCCTGCCGAGATGATCGGCGACGGTTCCCCAACTCCAGTTTCCGACGCACGGGGGAGGGCGCGCCCGTGTGACGCCATCCACATCTCGCCGGAGGTGCCCCAATGCTGATTCACGCATCTGCCCGTGACTGCGCAGCCAAGGTACTTCCCGGCGACGCTCACATCGTTCTGTCCATCGACATCCGTGATGGTTCTATTGGCATTCAGGCCTTCCTGCGCGGCGAACTCGACGCGTCCTATGCGCGATTGGCCGAGGCACGGCTCCCGCCTGAAATCCTGAAGCTCTTGGCCGAGCTGCGCTCTCAGTTGTCGTCGGAGGGCTCGTGAATCACCGTGTAAATCTCGTTGAACGCGATCTGCACCAGGCGTGGGCCTTCGACGGGTCCTCGTTCCTTCACGCGATAGAAGCTCAGATCGCCGCCCCCGAAGAAAACGCGGTCGTCGTCGCGGATCGACTTGGCCAGCTCGAGAAAGTGCATGCGGAATTCCTCGCCGGACATGGTGTTGGTTTCGCTCATGGAGGCTCTCTTGCGAGTTGAAGTTTTGGAATGCCGATTCTTGCAGGGTGCCGCCTCCACCTTCTTGAAGGGCGCGCATGAGCCACGTGCTCACGACCACCGCGCTTCCGCCGGCCGCACCACATCGACGGCGGGCGTCAGCACTCGTCGGCACAGACCCTCGAGCGTCTTCGTCTGCCGAGGTGTGCGTGCGCCGTGCGCCAGCGCGCTCGCCGAGCAGACGTCGATCCATGCCGAAACGGTTTCGCGGTTGATTTCTGGCTCCACCTCGAGCAGGAGCACAAGCTGCTGCAGGAATTGCTCGATGGCGTCGATTCGCTCGGCTGGCGTGGGAGTGAATGCTGCTTCCATGG
Proteins encoded in this region:
- a CDS encoding zinc-ribbon domain-containing protein, producing MALIACPDCGTSISDRALACVKCGAPVKAESLTSRSRVVTTQQTGKRYKGAQLIGAGMLIVGIVVGMANQPLFGGLLGALGLAVYLLARIGAWWHHA
- a CDS encoding S24 family peptidase, producing MSTLQERMQEFVRETGWTVGKIASVAGVSSSAVSQWIGGETLSIKIEPAVMLERESGFSALWLAKGKGIKKVAPANDDGAEYAGRSRPQRLVPIVGMAKMGSDGFYEEISSVVGAGDGHIEIATEDPNAYGLQVRGQSMFPAIRDGWYVLIEPNGEPRTGEYVLLKLRDGRKMVKELLIRRAGSVEVLSVNSQERMTFDVSEIDSIHAVGAVVTPSKWRPD
- a CDS encoding helix-turn-helix domain-containing protein, which produces MSLTVDVPGAAELLKIHPETVKKMIHKGELPAAQVGRAYVMMTKDVLDYIENAVIRDTAARMRRPSRSPKPRRQVATP
- a CDS encoding DNA cytosine methyltransferase: MLTPQFVLPIAGELVVDLFAGGGGASTGIEQAIGRHVDIAVNHDPEAVSLHTVNHPQTRHYTCDVFEVDPLEVTGGQAIGLLWASPDCKHFSKAKGGKPVSKKIRALANVIAEWAEKVRPRVICMENVEEFKTWGPLDEDNYPIPERAGELFREWCARIEAQGYVGEFRELRAADYETPTIRKRLFGIFRCDGQPIVWPEATHGKPGTLPVQAKKLKPWRSAAECIDWSVPCPSIFERKRPLAEATLRRIAKGVMRYVVDCAEPFIVPLTHQGGDRTEDIRAPFNTVTSANRGEKALIVSTLAPFLTEHANASTQRTFSADVPLRTQCAQVKGGHFALVAPTLVQTGYGERAGQAPRALDLQAPLGTVVSGQKHALVAAFLAQHNNHRGTVPSDGRAATEPLSTITTKGAQQTIVAANLVHMGHGEGKDGKKRFSHGVRDATEPLNTVTASGMPAALVTTHLMVNTTGHSGAAADSPLPTITTGGHMAEVRAFLIKYYGTDQDPQLREPLHTVTTKDRFGLVTVHGEEYAIVDIGLRMLTPRELYRAQGFPDTYIIDHGAAGESMTKTAQVRMCGNSVCPPLARAIVAANFRGIEQERAAA